Below is a window of Fulvitalea axinellae DNA.
CCCAATTGTACTGCACGGTAATACGGGACGAACCCACACGGCATACGGAGTACACTTCGGAAACGTCGCGCTGTTGGAGGGCGATTCCTTCCAGGTTGGTTACGAATTGCCTCTCTATTTCCTCAGGCGAGCGTTCGCCGGCCTTCAGCTCTATAAACAGTTTCGGACTTTCCATGTCCGGAAACAGGTCGATGCCCAGTTTGCCGAAGGAGATGGTACCCAAGAGCAACACCGCCAACACCAGCATCAGGACCGTGACCGGATATCGGACCGAAAAACTCGTAAGTTTCTTCATAATTCAAACTTATGTAATGAGGCGCCGGCCACTGCGTAACCGAAGCCTTATCGTTCAAAAAAACGGCCCTTATTGCAGGACTTTCACTTTTGCCTCATTGCCCAAAGTCTCGAATCCTTTGGTCACCATCCGGTCTCCTTTGCTCAGGCCGGCTTTCACTTCCACAAAGTCCTTGTTTTGGATACCCAATCTCAAGCGACGCTCTTTGGCGCGGGTTTTCTCAACCACAAACACAGACTTGCCATGTCGGCGGGCGAGCAGGTAGTCTTTCGGCACAACGACAACACTGTCGGCGCGGGCCACTTCGATGTTGGCTTGCACGAACATACCCGGACGAAGAAGCATTCCGCTGTTCTCGATCGTGATCTTGCTTTTGAACGTTCGCGTAGTCTCGTCAATGGAAGGCGATATTTCACGCACTTCGCCTTTCAGCGTATCGTCGGGCAAGTTGTGGTTAGTCACCAACACCTGCTGACCCGATTTCAGATCCATAAAATCCTTGGCCGGCAATTTCACTTCCAACAGCAGCTGTTTGTAACTCATGACAGTGGCCAATGCCTCGCCGTTTTTGACTTTCACTCCGTTGGAAAAATATGGTAAATCCGTGATCACGCCGTCAAACGGAGCTTTGATCAGCATCTTGTCCATCTTGATTTTCGAATCTTCGAAAGCGTAAGTAGCGTCGATATAGCTTTTTTCGGAATTGCGCATATCGCGTAGCGTCACGCCCCCTTTTTCGTAAAGCTTCTTCTGCTTTTCAAGCTCCTGCTTGTTAATGTCGAGGCTGAGTTTGCTGGATTCGAAACGGATTCCGTTTTCGTACTCTTTGTCCTCAAGCTTAATGATCACCTCTCCTTTCCTAACCTTGTCGCCCAAAGCGTAAGGACGTCCAGTTTTAGGGTTTCTTCTCAAACGATAAGCTCCCGCCATCTCCGAGGCGAGTTCCACTTTGCCTTTGGGCTGAACGGTTCCGGAAGCTTCCACAAACTTGCTGATAGATCCGAGCCTAAGATCGGTTACGGATACAGGCACAGGGATTTCTTGGCTGGCTCCACCTTGGTGTTTTTTGCAGGAACCGAAGCCTAGCGCCGTCCCGACTACAAGCGCTCCAAAAAGAATTTTGTTGATATATTTCATTACACAAGTCTTTTTCAAATTAATACATTCCGCGAAGTCCCTTCAGCTCTTTCTTTTCCGCCATATTTTGGGGAATGCTAGAAGCATTCTTTTCAAAATCCCAAAGCGTCAGAAGCTTGACATTGAGGAGTTCCACTTTGTAGTCAATCAGCGTTTTGGTGATGTTCGTCTTGGCGTCGGAAAGCTGTTTTTGGTAACGATTCAGGTCTATACTCGTCAAATCGCCATTTTTGTAACGTTCCAAGTTGATCTCGTATGTGAGTTCAGCATTTTTGAGGTTCTGCTGGTCGATTTCCACTTGGCGGAGCAAGTTGTCCAGCTGGCGTAACGCTTTGCGGACGTTGATCTGGATATTGATTCGCTGATCTGAGATATCAATTTCCTTATTCTTTATTTGGAGTTGCGAAGCTTTCACTCTCGCTTTACGCGCTCCCCAATCCCAAATCGGTACTGAAAGCGAAACGCTGTAAAGCTGATCGCGAACAGGGTTGCTATAAACGTCTTGCAGTAATTCGTCATTACCCGAAAGTCCGAAACGAGCGGAAAGCTGACCGTTCAAGTCGCCTTGGTTTTTAGTCTGGATCAGATCAAAACGGGCATTTTGCATATCGATATCCAACTGCCTCAATTCGAAACGTTGGTCAAGGCCTTTCTGAATAGCGAATTCGGGATCGATCTCCACTGGAGACATCTGAACTTTTTCCAAAATCAGAATATCCTCGTACACTGAAATCCCCAACAACTGCTTAAACGAGTCTTTGGTATTTTCCAGATTAATCTGGGCGTTATATAAGCCCTGTTTAGTCTGCAAAAGGTTCAGCTCCGCCTGATAAAGCTCCTCCTTTGCGGCAAGCCCCGCTTCCACCTTATTTTTGATAATATCGTAGCTGGCCTGCTGATTTTTGAGTTCCTCTTCCTTTACCTCCACGTTGTTTTGGTTAGTATAAAGGTTATAGAAACTCGTCGTCACATCGCGCTCCACATTCATACGGCTGAGGTAATAATTCATCTCCGCCCG
It encodes the following:
- a CDS encoding efflux RND transporter periplasmic adaptor subunit — its product is MKYINKILFGALVVGTALGFGSCKKHQGGASQEIPVPVSVTDLRLGSISKFVEASGTVQPKGKVELASEMAGAYRLRRNPKTGRPYALGDKVRKGEVIIKLEDKEYENGIRFESSKLSLDINKQELEKQKKLYEKGGVTLRDMRNSEKSYIDATYAFEDSKIKMDKMLIKAPFDGVITDLPYFSNGVKVKNGEALATVMSYKQLLLEVKLPAKDFMDLKSGQQVLVTNHNLPDDTLKGEVREISPSIDETTRTFKSKITIENSGMLLRPGMFVQANIEVARADSVVVVPKDYLLARRHGKSVFVVEKTRAKERRLRLGIQNKDFVEVKAGLSKGDRMVTKGFETLGNEAKVKVLQ
- a CDS encoding TolC family protein; amino-acid sequence: MLKFFGKGNLFRERVVRLALVVAFGLALSGNVHAQRVLNLEQALEVAFENSPRLKKTEISKEISAERLKAQKASLKTQFSLDLTPFTYSNQNQLNQSFSQYFTVENYQSDGSFRASQPIVFTGGTVSLVDRFRWTKNVSEQFNNNSTGAPGDAGSKPNINESYRNNVYLELNQPLFTYNKTRMELIQLEYEYERAEMNYYLSRMNVERDVTTSFYNLYTNQNNVEVKEEELKNQQASYDIIKNKVEAGLAAKEELYQAELNLLQTKQGLYNAQINLENTKDSFKQLLGISVYEDILILEKVQMSPVEIDPEFAIQKGLDQRFELRQLDIDMQNARFDLIQTKNQGDLNGQLSARFGLSGNDELLQDVYSNPVRDQLYSVSLSVPIWDWGARKARVKASQLQIKNKEIDISDQRINIQINVRKALRQLDNLLRQVEIDQQNLKNAELTYEINLERYKNGDLTSIDLNRYQKQLSDAKTNITKTLIDYKVELLNVKLLTLWDFEKNASSIPQNMAEKKELKGLRGMY